A genomic window from Mobula hypostoma chromosome 14, sMobHyp1.1, whole genome shotgun sequence includes:
- the tshz3b gene encoding teashirt homolog 3b isoform X1, whose amino-acid sequence MPRRKQQAPRRSAAYVSDELKAAVLGDEEAEANESGADGESSSKYMCNEQEFSKESPNYHDSPAAEFSSQEMDSTSHVSETSDRLADFESNSIKNEDECKEGGGPPEEGGVQDSLEQMKAIYNNILSNSYWSSLSLGLNQPSEPVTNGGSSSSSSSSSSSSSCESGSFDWHQSAMSKTLQQVSQNRFMQEPSLFSTVQLYRQSSKLYGSIFSGASKFRCKDCSAAYDTLVELTVHMNETGHYRDENNETDNNNPKKWSKPRKRSLLEMEGKEDAQKVLKCMYCGHSFESLQDLSVHMIKTKHYQKVPLKEPVTPISTKVLPSTRKRPLLELELPSSPESTGGTPKTSFSDTSDTLQKSSNPYVTPNNRYGHQNGASYAWQFEARKSQILKCMECGSSHDTLQELTAHMMVTGHFVKVTNSAIKKGKQMVEAPQTPTPTPVSAILEDKVQSVPLAASAFTSSLSTPTSVSPKLNLEVKREVEKDSESDEDKVKEKEKICEEEEKYDISSKYQYLTEEDLEENPKGGLDILKSLENTVTSAINKAQNGTPSWSGYPSIHAAYQLPNIMKLPFGSSGKNTQLKPAYSNIDGMASPKSQPLVSPPSSQNSPVPKNNFHAMEELVKKVTEKVAKTEEKSKEPENKLSRLKHGTPSPCGSEAGEQQKCESSKDPSPKSHESVSNNQKDTAKESPSKDHLENGTEALKLTTNNTCTSTAIITDHPPEQPFVNPLSALQSVMNVHLGKAAKPALPTLDPMSMLYKMSNSLAEKAAVATPILQAKKAEPVDRYFYHVSSDQPIDLTKAKSDKSGSLGSVLLSSTSPSSTSSSSTVTTAKTSAVVSFMSNSPLRENALSDISDMLKNLTGSHTSKSSTPTSISDKSEVDGSTMEEPEEISPAQKRKGRQSNWNPQHLLILQAQFAASLRQTTDGKFIMSDLSPQERMHISRFTGLSMTTISHWLANVKYQLRRTGGTKFLKNLDSGHPVFFCNDCASQIRTPSTYISHLESHLGFRLRDLSKLSSEQISSQITHAKLPSEKSVLPSQDDETGIIFQCKLCNRTFASKHAVKLHLSKTHGKSPEDHLLYVIELEKQ is encoded by the coding sequence CTTATGTTTCAGACGAACTGAAGGCAGCAGTATTAGGAGACGAGGAAGCTGAAGCCAATGAGTCCGGAGCTGATGGGGAATCATCTTCAAAGTACATGTGCAATGAGCAGGAATTTAGCAAGGAATCTCCCAACTACCACGACTCTCCGGCTGCCGAGTTTTCCAGTCAGGAGATGGACAGCACGTCACATGTCAGCGAAACCAGTGATCGATTGGCAGACTTTGAGAGCAACTCCATAAAGAATGAAGATGAATGTAAGGAGGGCGGTGGGCCACCTGAAGAAGGTGGAGTGCAGGATAGTTTAGAACAAATGAAAGCAATATATAACAATATCCTGTCAAATTCCTACTGGTCTTCTCTGAGTCTGGGGCTCAATCAACCAAGCGAGCCGGTGACAAATGGTGGCAGTAGCAGCAGTAGtagcagtagcagcagcagcagcagttgtGAGAGTGGCAGCTTTGACTGGCATCAGTCCGCCATGTCCAAGACACTGCAGCAAGTCTCTCAGAACCGGTTTATGCAGGAGCCGAGCCTCTTCAGCACGGTACAGTTGTACAGACAAAGCAGCAAGCTGTATGGCTCCATATTCAGCGGGGCCAGCAAATTCCGCTGTAAAGACTGCAGCGCTGCTTATGACACCTTGGTGGAGCTGACCGTACACATGAACGAAACTGGACACTACCGAGATGAAAACAATGAAACTGACAATAACAATCCTAAAAAGTGGTCCAAGCCCCGTAAACGCTCGTTgctggagatggagggaaaggaaGATGCTCAGAAGGTTCTAAAGTGCATGTACTGTGGCCATTCATTTGAGTCTCTTCAGGACTTAAGTGTGCACATGATCAAAACTAAACACTATCAGAAAGTGCCTCTGAAGGAACCCGTGACACCAATTTCCACAAAGGTTCTCCCTTCCACCAGGAAAAGGCCGCTGCTTGAGCTTGAGCTGCCAAGTTCTCCAGAATCCACAGGTGGTACACCAAAAACATCGTTCTCTGACACAAGTGATACACTACAGAAATCTTCAAATCCTTATGTCACACCAAATAACCGCTATGGACACCAGAATGGTGCCAGCTATGCCTGGCAGTTTGAGGCAAGGAAGTCTCAAATTCTCAAGTGTATGGAGTGTGGGAGTTCTCATGATACTCTGCAGGAACTGACTGCACATATGATGGTGACTGGACATTTTGTTAAAGTGACCAATTCTGCAATCAAGAAAGGGAAGCAGATGGTTGAAGCACCTCAGACACCAACTCCAACGCCAGTATCAGCTATTCTAGAAGATAAAGTCCAGTCTGTTCCTCTGGCAGCAAGTGCTTTCACATcatcattaagtacccccacCAGCGTCTCACCaaaattgaaccttgaagtgaaaagagaagttgaaaaagattctgaaaGTGATGAAGACAAAgttaaagagaaagaaaaaatctGTGAAGAGGAGGAAAAGTATGACATCTCCTCCAAGTATCAGTATCTAACAGAAGAAGACCTGGAAGAAAATCCGAAAGGGGGCCTAGACATCCTAAAGTCTTTAGAAAATACAGTGACCTCTGCTATTAACAAAGCTCAGAATGGGACTCCGAGCTGGAGTGGCTATCCCAGTATTCATGCTGCCTATCAGCTTCCTAATATAATGAAGTTACCATTTGGGTCATCAGGTAAGAATACACAACTGAAACCAGCATATAGCAACATAGATGGTATGGCCTCTCCAAAGAGCCAACCACTGGTTTCACCACCCAGCAGCCAGAACTCTCCTGTACCAAAAAACAACTTCCATGCTATGGAAGAGCTGGTGAAGAAAGTCACAGAGAAGGTAGCAAAAACTGAAGAGAAAAGTAAAGAGCCAGAGAATAAACTGTCCCGGCTGAAACATGGGACACCTTCGCCGTGTGGCAGTGAAGCAGGTGAACAACAAAAGTGTGAGTCTTCAAAAGACCCAAGCCCCAAGAGCCATGAAAGTGTTTCCAACAATCAGAAGGACACGGCTAAAGAGAGCCCGTCAAAGGATCATTTAGAGAACGGTACAGAGGCCTTAAAACTCACTACAAATAATACGTGCACCAGCACTGCAATTATTACAGATCACCCTCCCGAGCAACCTTTCGTTAATCCATTAAGTGCATTGCAGTCCGTTATGAATGTTCATTTGGGGAAAGCAGCCAAACCTGCGTTGCCGACCCTGGACCCTATGAGCATGCTTTACAAAATGAGTAATAGCTTGGCAGAAAAGGCTGCTGTGGCCACGCCAATTCTGCAGGCCAAGAAAGCAGAGCCCGTGGACCGTTATTTCTATCATGTCAGCAGTGACCAGCCTATTGATTTGACGAAAGCCAAGAGTGACAAAAGTGGTTCTTTGGGTTCAGTGCTTTTGTCATCCACATCCCCATCGTCAACATCTTCTTCATCCACCGTGACAACAGCAAAGACATCTGCAGTCGTGTCATTCATGTCAAATTCGCCGCTACGCGAGAATGCCTTGTCAGATATATCTGACATGCTGAAAAACCTGACAGGAAGTCACACATCAAAATCTTCTACACCTACGAGCATTTCAGACAAATCCGAGGTGGATGGTAGCACGATGGAGGAGCCAGAGGAGATTTCGCCAGCTCAGAAACGCAAAGGTCGGCAGTCAAACTGGAACCCACAACATTTACTTATACTGCAGGCCCAGTTTGCAGCCAGCCTGAGACAAACCACAGATGGCAAGTTCATTATGTCGGACCTCAGCCCACAGGAAAGAATGCACATCTCAAGGTTTACAGGACTCTCCATGACAACAATCAGCCACTGGTTAGCCAATGTCAAGTATCAGCTTCGAAGGACAGGTGGAACAAAATTTCTTAAAAACCTGGACTCTGGTCATCCAGTGTTTTTTTGTAATGATTGTGCATCACAGATCAGAACTCCTTCTACCTATATCAGTCACTTAGAATCACACTTAGGCTTCAGGTTACGAGACTTATCCAAACTTTCTAGTGAACAGATAAGCAGCCAGATTACACATGCAAAGCTGCCCTCTGAAAAATCGGTGTTGCCATCTCAAGATGATGAGACTGGTATAATCTTCCAGTGCAAACTCTGTAATCGGACTTTTGCCAGTAAGCACGCAGTTAAACTGCATCTCAGTAAAACTCATGGCAAATCACCAGAGGATCATCTTCTGTACGTTATAGAGCTAGAGAAACAGTAG
- the tshz3b gene encoding teashirt homolog 3b isoform X2 encodes MCNEQEFSKESPNYHDSPAAEFSSQEMDSTSHVSETSDRLADFESNSIKNEDECKEGGGPPEEGGVQDSLEQMKAIYNNILSNSYWSSLSLGLNQPSEPVTNGGSSSSSSSSSSSSSCESGSFDWHQSAMSKTLQQVSQNRFMQEPSLFSTVQLYRQSSKLYGSIFSGASKFRCKDCSAAYDTLVELTVHMNETGHYRDENNETDNNNPKKWSKPRKRSLLEMEGKEDAQKVLKCMYCGHSFESLQDLSVHMIKTKHYQKVPLKEPVTPISTKVLPSTRKRPLLELELPSSPESTGGTPKTSFSDTSDTLQKSSNPYVTPNNRYGHQNGASYAWQFEARKSQILKCMECGSSHDTLQELTAHMMVTGHFVKVTNSAIKKGKQMVEAPQTPTPTPVSAILEDKVQSVPLAASAFTSSLSTPTSVSPKLNLEVKREVEKDSESDEDKVKEKEKICEEEEKYDISSKYQYLTEEDLEENPKGGLDILKSLENTVTSAINKAQNGTPSWSGYPSIHAAYQLPNIMKLPFGSSGKNTQLKPAYSNIDGMASPKSQPLVSPPSSQNSPVPKNNFHAMEELVKKVTEKVAKTEEKSKEPENKLSRLKHGTPSPCGSEAGEQQKCESSKDPSPKSHESVSNNQKDTAKESPSKDHLENGTEALKLTTNNTCTSTAIITDHPPEQPFVNPLSALQSVMNVHLGKAAKPALPTLDPMSMLYKMSNSLAEKAAVATPILQAKKAEPVDRYFYHVSSDQPIDLTKAKSDKSGSLGSVLLSSTSPSSTSSSSTVTTAKTSAVVSFMSNSPLRENALSDISDMLKNLTGSHTSKSSTPTSISDKSEVDGSTMEEPEEISPAQKRKGRQSNWNPQHLLILQAQFAASLRQTTDGKFIMSDLSPQERMHISRFTGLSMTTISHWLANVKYQLRRTGGTKFLKNLDSGHPVFFCNDCASQIRTPSTYISHLESHLGFRLRDLSKLSSEQISSQITHAKLPSEKSVLPSQDDETGIIFQCKLCNRTFASKHAVKLHLSKTHGKSPEDHLLYVIELEKQ; translated from the coding sequence ATGTGCAATGAGCAGGAATTTAGCAAGGAATCTCCCAACTACCACGACTCTCCGGCTGCCGAGTTTTCCAGTCAGGAGATGGACAGCACGTCACATGTCAGCGAAACCAGTGATCGATTGGCAGACTTTGAGAGCAACTCCATAAAGAATGAAGATGAATGTAAGGAGGGCGGTGGGCCACCTGAAGAAGGTGGAGTGCAGGATAGTTTAGAACAAATGAAAGCAATATATAACAATATCCTGTCAAATTCCTACTGGTCTTCTCTGAGTCTGGGGCTCAATCAACCAAGCGAGCCGGTGACAAATGGTGGCAGTAGCAGCAGTAGtagcagtagcagcagcagcagcagttgtGAGAGTGGCAGCTTTGACTGGCATCAGTCCGCCATGTCCAAGACACTGCAGCAAGTCTCTCAGAACCGGTTTATGCAGGAGCCGAGCCTCTTCAGCACGGTACAGTTGTACAGACAAAGCAGCAAGCTGTATGGCTCCATATTCAGCGGGGCCAGCAAATTCCGCTGTAAAGACTGCAGCGCTGCTTATGACACCTTGGTGGAGCTGACCGTACACATGAACGAAACTGGACACTACCGAGATGAAAACAATGAAACTGACAATAACAATCCTAAAAAGTGGTCCAAGCCCCGTAAACGCTCGTTgctggagatggagggaaaggaaGATGCTCAGAAGGTTCTAAAGTGCATGTACTGTGGCCATTCATTTGAGTCTCTTCAGGACTTAAGTGTGCACATGATCAAAACTAAACACTATCAGAAAGTGCCTCTGAAGGAACCCGTGACACCAATTTCCACAAAGGTTCTCCCTTCCACCAGGAAAAGGCCGCTGCTTGAGCTTGAGCTGCCAAGTTCTCCAGAATCCACAGGTGGTACACCAAAAACATCGTTCTCTGACACAAGTGATACACTACAGAAATCTTCAAATCCTTATGTCACACCAAATAACCGCTATGGACACCAGAATGGTGCCAGCTATGCCTGGCAGTTTGAGGCAAGGAAGTCTCAAATTCTCAAGTGTATGGAGTGTGGGAGTTCTCATGATACTCTGCAGGAACTGACTGCACATATGATGGTGACTGGACATTTTGTTAAAGTGACCAATTCTGCAATCAAGAAAGGGAAGCAGATGGTTGAAGCACCTCAGACACCAACTCCAACGCCAGTATCAGCTATTCTAGAAGATAAAGTCCAGTCTGTTCCTCTGGCAGCAAGTGCTTTCACATcatcattaagtacccccacCAGCGTCTCACCaaaattgaaccttgaagtgaaaagagaagttgaaaaagattctgaaaGTGATGAAGACAAAgttaaagagaaagaaaaaatctGTGAAGAGGAGGAAAAGTATGACATCTCCTCCAAGTATCAGTATCTAACAGAAGAAGACCTGGAAGAAAATCCGAAAGGGGGCCTAGACATCCTAAAGTCTTTAGAAAATACAGTGACCTCTGCTATTAACAAAGCTCAGAATGGGACTCCGAGCTGGAGTGGCTATCCCAGTATTCATGCTGCCTATCAGCTTCCTAATATAATGAAGTTACCATTTGGGTCATCAGGTAAGAATACACAACTGAAACCAGCATATAGCAACATAGATGGTATGGCCTCTCCAAAGAGCCAACCACTGGTTTCACCACCCAGCAGCCAGAACTCTCCTGTACCAAAAAACAACTTCCATGCTATGGAAGAGCTGGTGAAGAAAGTCACAGAGAAGGTAGCAAAAACTGAAGAGAAAAGTAAAGAGCCAGAGAATAAACTGTCCCGGCTGAAACATGGGACACCTTCGCCGTGTGGCAGTGAAGCAGGTGAACAACAAAAGTGTGAGTCTTCAAAAGACCCAAGCCCCAAGAGCCATGAAAGTGTTTCCAACAATCAGAAGGACACGGCTAAAGAGAGCCCGTCAAAGGATCATTTAGAGAACGGTACAGAGGCCTTAAAACTCACTACAAATAATACGTGCACCAGCACTGCAATTATTACAGATCACCCTCCCGAGCAACCTTTCGTTAATCCATTAAGTGCATTGCAGTCCGTTATGAATGTTCATTTGGGGAAAGCAGCCAAACCTGCGTTGCCGACCCTGGACCCTATGAGCATGCTTTACAAAATGAGTAATAGCTTGGCAGAAAAGGCTGCTGTGGCCACGCCAATTCTGCAGGCCAAGAAAGCAGAGCCCGTGGACCGTTATTTCTATCATGTCAGCAGTGACCAGCCTATTGATTTGACGAAAGCCAAGAGTGACAAAAGTGGTTCTTTGGGTTCAGTGCTTTTGTCATCCACATCCCCATCGTCAACATCTTCTTCATCCACCGTGACAACAGCAAAGACATCTGCAGTCGTGTCATTCATGTCAAATTCGCCGCTACGCGAGAATGCCTTGTCAGATATATCTGACATGCTGAAAAACCTGACAGGAAGTCACACATCAAAATCTTCTACACCTACGAGCATTTCAGACAAATCCGAGGTGGATGGTAGCACGATGGAGGAGCCAGAGGAGATTTCGCCAGCTCAGAAACGCAAAGGTCGGCAGTCAAACTGGAACCCACAACATTTACTTATACTGCAGGCCCAGTTTGCAGCCAGCCTGAGACAAACCACAGATGGCAAGTTCATTATGTCGGACCTCAGCCCACAGGAAAGAATGCACATCTCAAGGTTTACAGGACTCTCCATGACAACAATCAGCCACTGGTTAGCCAATGTCAAGTATCAGCTTCGAAGGACAGGTGGAACAAAATTTCTTAAAAACCTGGACTCTGGTCATCCAGTGTTTTTTTGTAATGATTGTGCATCACAGATCAGAACTCCTTCTACCTATATCAGTCACTTAGAATCACACTTAGGCTTCAGGTTACGAGACTTATCCAAACTTTCTAGTGAACAGATAAGCAGCCAGATTACACATGCAAAGCTGCCCTCTGAAAAATCGGTGTTGCCATCTCAAGATGATGAGACTGGTATAATCTTCCAGTGCAAACTCTGTAATCGGACTTTTGCCAGTAAGCACGCAGTTAAACTGCATCTCAGTAAAACTCATGGCAAATCACCAGAGGATCATCTTCTGTACGTTATAGAGCTAGAGAAACAGTAG